One Mugil cephalus isolate CIBA_MC_2020 chromosome 12, CIBA_Mcephalus_1.1, whole genome shotgun sequence DNA segment encodes these proteins:
- the lats2 gene encoding serine/threonine-protein kinase LATS2, which yields MRPKTFPAAPYVGNTRQRLQEIKEGLKQPAKLVSQALHGGSSRSDGGRGADSKSGKDTASRQQQLRPPQKFNNYQNALLEIRRSLRPFESGAGDVNRQMLQDLVNTGCDQEMAVRALKQTGSRSIEAALEFISKMSYLDPRNELIVRVIKQTSPGKAGMPNAMDHRPPLQGSGEAGAMPPYHQMGAPMYEGAGGYGPEGEMPRTYMSPVMNYMMTPSGAAQGPAMGNPMGRPPSMGSYPPVMGTQSNPGNTMYPPGAQQKGYPGGMEQHGPIMSYNVPGQPLQLQPQPPGGPVPGPHYDYGHARPHMMEPAGYGVKRTPSFQNKMAPPPMAPPDNYVNMQGKGGIGQNPAGGGGGGYPANLYLPPHSHPRQASPTSHQVHMMSRSPGGVAGMGPDFSDLPQGLMTPSRASLNLDLYEHHWAGPPGPEGAPTARQPQPQGPFRGEVRVPSRTNSFNSRCAGPNGARPAMTAPPTSGKQDPSLGPPNTITAVTSPPIQSPVKSIRVMRPEPKTAVGPCHPAWMTAQAQDATEPLAYMPEETYSLEPAQEPRCPPPPYPMNLSGAAGKTGAMEGPGAMCGGQDLGNNASARNAHGGSGGGGKAEDRQQVKEKTKVGKGEKTVKDKKQIQTSPVPVRKNGRDEEKRESRIKTYSPFAFKFYMEQHIENVMKTYQQKLNRRLQLEQEMSKAGLSEAEQEQMRKMLNQKESNYNRLRRAKMDKSMFVKIKTLGIGAFGEVCLTRKVDTGALYAMKTLRKKDVLNRNQVAHVKAERDILAEADNEWVVRLYYSFQDRDSLYFVMDYIPGGDMMSLLIRMGVFPENLARFYVAELTLAIESVHKMGFIHRDIKPDNILIDLDGHIKLTDFGLCTGFRWTHNSKYYQKGSHIRQDSMEPSDLWDDVSNCRCGDRLMTLEQRANRQHQRCLAHSLVGTPNYIAPEVLLRKGYTQLCDWWSVGVILFEMLVGQPPFLASTPTETQIKVINWESTLQVPAQVKLSPEAVDIIGRLCCSAEDRLGANGAGEIKAHPFFSQMDFSSNLRQQPAPYRPKIAHPMDTSNFDPVEEEGGPGAWSDSEDSTRALDMLCSPHGKHPEHAFYEFTFRRFFDDNGCPFRYPKPLEASEVSSSTSGAASLCPEEEEEQEQEEEEEEDEEEEGEQGEGCEPVYV from the exons GAGATGGCGGTGAGGGCGCTGAAGCAGACGGGCAGCAGGAGCATCGAAGCCGCGTTGGAGTTCATCAGCAAGATGAGTTACCTTGACCCTCGCAATGAGCTCATTGTTCGTGTCATCAAACAGACTTCGCCAG GAAAAGCTGGGATGCCAAATGCAATGGACCACCGGCCTCCGTTGCAGGGCTCGGGCGAAGCGGGTGCTATGCCTCCGTATCACCAGATGGGGGCGCCCATGTACGAGGGGGCGGGAGGATACGGCCCCGAGGGGGAGATGCCCAGAACCTACATGAGCCCCGTTATGAACTACATGATGACGCCATCCGGTGCAGCACAGGGCCCCGCGATGGGAAACCCGATGGGCCGACCCCCCAGCATGGGCTCCTATCCGCCGGTGATGGGCACCCAGAGCAACCCGGGCAACACCATGTACCCCCCCGGGGCTCAGCAGAAGGGCTACCCCGGCGGCATGGAGCAGCACGGGCCGATCATGAGCTACAACGTGCCCGGCCAACCTTTGCAGCTCCAGCCCCAGCCACCGGGGGGCCCCGTCCCAGGCCCGCACTACGACTACGGCCACGCCAGGCCTCACATGATGGAGCCGGCCGGCTACGGCGTCAAGAGGACCCCCTCCTTCCAgaacaagatggcgccgcccccCATGGCTCCCCCAGACAACTACGTCAACATGCAGGGGAAAGGGGGCATCGGGCAGAACCcggcgggaggaggaggcggagggtaTCCCGCCAACCTGTACCTCCCCCCTCACTCCCACCCCCGGCAGGCCAGCCCCACCTCCCACCAGGTCCACATGATGTCCCGGTCCCCCGGAGGGGTGGCAGGCATGGGCCCCGACTTCTCGGACCTGCCCCAGGGCCTGATGACGCCCTCCAGGGCGAGCCTCAACCTAGACCTGTATGAGCACCACTGGGCAGGGCCTCCAGGACCGGAGGGGGCCCCTACGGCGAGGCAGCCCCAGCCCCAGGGTCCATTCAGGGGGGAGGTGCGCGTCCCCAGCAGAACCAACTCCTTCAACAGTCGCTGCGCGGGTCCGAACGGCGCCCGTCCCGCGATGACCGCGCCCCCTACATCCGGGAAACAGGACCCCTCGTTGGGTCCCCCCAACACCATCACGGCCGTGACGTCGCCGCCCATCCAGTCGCCGGTCAAGAGCATCCGCGTGATGAGGCCCGAACCCAAGACGGCCGTGGGACCGTGTCACCCGGCCTGGATGACCGCTCAGGCCCAGGACGCGACAGAACCCCTGGCCTACATGCCGGAGGAGACGTACTCCCTGGAGCCGGCCCAGGAGCCCCGCTGCCCTCCGCCTCCTTACCCGATGAATCTGTCCGGGGCGGCCGGCAAGACGGGGGCCATGGAGGGACCCGGGGCCATGTGTGGAGGCCAGGACCTCGGCAACAACGCCTCCGCCAGAAACGCTCACGGCGGCAGCGGAGGCGGCGGGAAGGCCGAGGACCGGCAGCAGGTGAAAGAGAAGACGAAGGTGGGGAAGGGGGAGAAGACGGTGAAGGACAAGAAGCAGATCCAGACGTCCCCCGTTCCCGTGAGGAAGAACGGACGGGACGAGGAGAAGAGGGAGTCGCGCATCAAAACCTACTCGCCGTTCGCCTTCAAGTTCTACATGGAGCAGCACATAGAGAACGTGATGAAGACCTACCAGCAGAAACTCAACCGCAGACTCCAGCTGGAACAGGAGATGTCCAAG GCCGGCCTCTCGGAAGCGGAGCAGGAACAGATGAGGAAGATGCTGAACCAGAAGGAGTCCAACTACAACAGGCTACGCCGCGCCAAAATGGACAAGTCCATGTTCGTCAAGATCAAGACGCTGGGCATCGGTGCCTTCGGTGAAGTGTGTCTTACTCGTAAAGTGGACACCGGCGCACTTTACGCCATGAAAACACTGCGCAAGAAAGACGTACTCAACCGCAACCAg gtGGCCCACGTGAAAGCTGAGCGCGACATCCTGGCCGAGGCCGACAACGAGTGGGTGGTGCGTCTCTACTACTCGTTCCAGGACCGCGACAGCCTCTACTTCGTGATGGACTACATCCCCGGAGGAGACATGATGAGCCTGCTCATCCGGATGGGCGTCTTCCCCGAGAACCTGGCGCGCTTCTACGTGGCCGAGCTGACGCTGGCCATCGAGAGCGTCCACAAGATGGGCTTCATCCACCGGGACATCAAGCCCGACAACATCCTCATCGACCTGGACGGACACATCAAGCTGACCGACTTCGGCCTCTGCACGGGCTTCCGCTGGACGCACAACTCCAAGTATTACCAGAAAG gaaGTCACATCAGACAGGACAGCATGGAGCCCAGCGACCTCTGGGACGACGTGTCCAACTGTCGCTGTGGCGACCGGCTGATGACGCTGGAGCAACGCGCCAACCGGCAGCACCAGCGCTGCCTGGCCCACTCCCTGGTGGGAACGCCCAACTACATCGCACCTGAGGTTCTGCTGCGCAAAG GTTACACTCAGCTGTGCGACTGGTGGAGCGTCGGGGTGATTCTGTTTGAGATGCTGGTGGGACAACCACCGTTCCTGGCCTCAACCCCGACCGAGACTCAGATTAAG GTCATTAACTGGGAGAGCACCCTGCAGGTGCCCGCCCAGGTCAAACTGAGCCCCGAGGCCGTGGACATCATCGGCCGCCTCTGCTGCTCCGCCGAGGACCGTCTGGGCGCCAACGGGGCCGGCGAGATCAAGGCCCACCCCTTCTTCTCCCAGATGGACTTCTCCAGCAACCTGCGTCAGCAGCCGGCGCCCTACCGGCCCAAGATCGCCCACCCGATGGACACGTCCAACTTCGACcccgtggaggaggagggcggccCGGGGGCGTGGAGCGACAGCGAGGACAGCACCCGGGCGCTGGACATGCTGTGCTCCCCGCACGGGAAGCACCCGGAGCACGCCTTCTACGAGTTCACCTTCCGCCGCTTCTTCGACGACAACGGCTGCCCCTTCCGCTACCCGAAGCCGCTGGAGGCCAGCGAGGTGTCGTCGAGCACCTCCGGGGCCGCCAGCCTCTgccccgaggaggaggaggagcaggagcaggaggaggaggaggaggaggacgaagaggaggagggagagcagggGGAGGGATGCGAGCCGGTGTACGTCTAG